From the Candidatus Hydrogenedentota bacterium genome, one window contains:
- a CDS encoding sensor histidine kinase has protein sequence MTHISSDNADSDSPAWRNGFGDLTRRVLGWMLLVSLLPLVIMAAQGYHCGMQAVMDKTHDQLMSLLDSRRALVETWVNQRYSELDILATSPSVARCCSHFAQLTEAEIDAEVTAMIRGIVTRVDAYDSITVFDGDDNVIATTRHPEIQGSLPAIPEKNPALKEGEFTWFGVPQLSQDNSTIVPMFRLLRNPHGDKIGAISANLNLTRSLEPLLLEPIVKYKRPGAYLITANKTILAGTSALSARPHRRMPQADYLPDAFLSSGYHDYRDATNWRAAEAVARTPWTLVVELNFIEATQWLRILLHRTVITGSITLIVLVFLALWISRRLGQPLRQLALVAQRISAGNVDERVPELNGSEAEAVRRAVNQMLDELKEKQAQVVRTAALASVGELSTSIVHEMRNPLSSIKMNIQGLRHDLEQIPSGRELADIAEAQAKRLEGMLDDLLQYGRPISVNRQPKRFRELADAAIAVVQDQARAKHVHIAVDDQLLKTRLDVDPELMCRALTNLLANAIQASPEDSTVTLGGWREALWSEKASISVQDSGPGLNEEIADRIFKPFFTTKPNGAGLGLANVRKIVDLHGGSVTAANLDSGGAVFTITLPVHREDT, from the coding sequence GTGACTCATATCTCATCGGACAACGCGGATTCGGATTCACCGGCCTGGCGCAACGGGTTCGGCGACCTCACCCGGCGCGTCCTCGGCTGGATGTTGCTGGTATCCCTGTTGCCGCTCGTCATCATGGCCGCCCAGGGTTATCACTGCGGCATGCAGGCCGTGATGGACAAGACCCACGATCAGCTTATGTCGTTACTCGACTCGCGGCGCGCACTGGTCGAAACATGGGTCAATCAGCGGTACAGTGAACTCGACATTCTCGCGACATCGCCTTCGGTTGCGCGGTGTTGTTCGCATTTCGCGCAATTGACCGAAGCGGAAATCGACGCCGAAGTCACGGCGATGATTCGAGGTATCGTGACGCGGGTCGACGCATACGACAGCATCACCGTGTTTGATGGCGATGACAACGTCATCGCAACGACTAGACATCCCGAGATACAAGGCAGTCTGCCGGCCATCCCGGAGAAGAACCCCGCACTCAAGGAAGGCGAATTCACGTGGTTTGGAGTGCCACAACTCTCGCAGGACAATTCGACCATCGTACCTATGTTTCGACTGTTGCGAAACCCACACGGAGACAAGATCGGCGCCATCAGCGCGAACCTCAACCTTACGCGTTCCCTCGAACCGTTGCTGCTGGAGCCCATCGTCAAGTACAAACGGCCCGGTGCGTATCTGATTACCGCCAACAAGACCATACTTGCGGGAACGAGCGCGTTGTCCGCGAGGCCCCACCGGCGCATGCCTCAGGCCGATTATCTTCCCGACGCATTCTTGTCGAGCGGATACCACGATTATCGGGACGCAACAAATTGGAGGGCTGCCGAAGCTGTCGCGAGAACCCCGTGGACCTTGGTGGTGGAACTCAACTTCATCGAAGCAACGCAGTGGCTGCGAATCCTGCTTCACCGAACGGTCATCACCGGCTCGATTACGCTCATCGTACTGGTCTTTCTTGCACTGTGGATCTCGCGCCGCCTGGGACAGCCGCTGCGTCAACTTGCACTCGTCGCTCAGCGCATCAGCGCGGGCAATGTCGATGAGCGGGTACCCGAGTTGAACGGCTCCGAAGCGGAGGCCGTTCGCCGCGCCGTGAATCAAATGCTCGATGAACTCAAAGAGAAGCAGGCACAAGTCGTGCGCACCGCGGCGTTGGCGTCTGTCGGAGAACTGAGCACGAGTATCGTCCACGAAATGCGCAACCCCTTGTCGTCGATCAAAATGAACATTCAAGGATTGCGGCACGACCTGGAACAAATTCCATCGGGCCGCGAACTTGCGGACATCGCCGAGGCTCAGGCAAAACGGCTTGAAGGGATGCTCGACGATCTCCTGCAATACGGCCGCCCCATTAGCGTTAACCGCCAACCGAAGCGGTTCCGCGAGCTCGCGGACGCGGCAATCGCCGTGGTGCAGGATCAGGCGCGCGCCAAACACGTCCACATTGCCGTCGATGATCAACTTCTCAAGACCCGGCTCGATGTCGATCCGGAGTTGATGTGCCGCGCACTCACCAATCTTCTCGCCAATGCGATTCAGGCGTCACCGGAGGACTCGACCGTCACACTCGGCGGCTGGAGAGAGGCGCTGTGGTCCGAAAAGGCGAGCATCTCCGTGCAAGATTCGGGACCCGGTCTCAACGAGGAGATAGCGGACCGGATCTTCAAGCCGTTTTTCACGACCAAGCCAAACGGAGCGGGATTGGGTCTGGCGAATGTACGGAAGATTGTCGATCTGCATGGCGGTTCCGTCACGGCGGCCAACCTTGACTCGGGCGGGGCGGTCTTCACGATAACGCTGCCCGTGCATCGCGAGGATACTTAG
- a CDS encoding sigma-54 dependent transcriptional regulator has product MKVLVIDDDQALCRSLQIHLERQGHAVDCVYTASDGLTRLQLDAPDLVFVDLKLPDKSGLEVLRHLHEQSFSGLAVMITGTQDMKATIEAVRLGAFDYIRKPLDLDAVLLTVEKVGQQLRTASRKAVSEISSDDSPRHEIIGAHPGVIEVIKQIGVMSAASIPVLILGETGTGKELVARALHEAGCPRQPFVALNCSSVVPTLMESELFGHAKGAFTGADSDKAGRLELAGDGIIFFDEIGDMALDLQAKLLRALQERAFERVGSVKSIPLRARIVAATHRDVELMVNAGTFREDLYYRLAVATIRVPPLRERRSDIPQLAEHALARIGRELHIAVSGIEDKAIHRLQAYDWPGNIRELQNVLTRAMLLTRGGIITEDSVAASIGRGPTSKSPNFVMKTLRDAERDHVEAALYATGWNITHTATMLDISPTTLRKKIADYGLVSPRENA; this is encoded by the coding sequence ATGAAGGTACTTGTAATCGATGACGATCAGGCGCTGTGCCGGTCGCTTCAAATTCACTTGGAGCGACAGGGACACGCGGTGGATTGCGTGTACACCGCATCTGACGGGCTGACGCGCCTGCAACTTGATGCGCCGGACCTAGTCTTTGTCGATCTGAAACTGCCGGACAAATCCGGGCTTGAAGTATTGCGCCACCTGCATGAGCAGTCATTCTCCGGGCTCGCCGTCATGATTACGGGAACGCAAGACATGAAGGCCACCATCGAAGCGGTGCGCCTCGGGGCCTTCGATTACATTCGCAAGCCCCTCGATCTGGATGCTGTGCTACTCACCGTTGAAAAGGTGGGACAACAATTGCGCACCGCGTCGCGAAAGGCCGTCTCCGAAATCTCCTCCGACGACAGTCCGCGCCACGAGATCATTGGCGCGCATCCCGGCGTCATTGAAGTCATCAAACAAATTGGCGTTATGAGCGCGGCGAGCATCCCCGTGCTCATCCTCGGCGAGACAGGCACCGGCAAGGAACTCGTTGCGCGCGCGTTGCACGAAGCCGGGTGCCCGCGACAACCGTTCGTCGCGCTCAATTGCTCATCCGTCGTGCCGACGCTGATGGAAAGCGAATTGTTCGGCCACGCGAAGGGCGCTTTCACGGGCGCGGATTCGGACAAGGCCGGACGCCTTGAGTTGGCGGGCGACGGGATCATCTTCTTTGACGAAATCGGTGACATGGCGCTCGATTTGCAGGCAAAACTGCTGCGCGCGTTGCAGGAACGCGCGTTCGAGCGCGTCGGCAGCGTGAAGAGCATTCCGCTGCGCGCGCGCATCGTTGCCGCGACACATCGCGACGTCGAATTGATGGTAAACGCGGGCACGTTTCGCGAGGATTTGTATTACCGGCTTGCCGTGGCCACGATACGGGTTCCACCGTTGCGCGAACGGCGCAGCGACATTCCTCAGCTCGCAGAACATGCGCTGGCGCGCATTGGCCGCGAACTGCACATTGCGGTGTCCGGCATCGAGGACAAAGCGATCCACCGGCTGCAAGCTTACGATTGGCCCGGCAATATTCGTGAGTTACAGAACGTCCTGACCCGCGCCATGCTGCTCACGCGCGGCGGCATTATCACTGAGGACAGCGTTGCCGCGTCGATTGGGCGCGGTCCTACTTCGAAGTCCCCCAACTTCGTCATGAAGACCCTGCGCGATGCCGAGCGCGATCACGTCGAAGCGGCCCTCTACGCAACCGGGTGGAACATCACGCACACCGCAACCATGCTGGACATTTCGCCCACCACCCTGCGAAAGAAGATCGCGGATTACGGGTTGGTTTCGCCGAGGGAGAACGCGTGA